In a genomic window of Ipomoea triloba cultivar NCNSP0323 chromosome 3, ASM357664v1:
- the LOC116012285 gene encoding elongator complex protein 4-like isoform X3: MEGIADISTILWLQTGLGLAVSLVTLLLLPCPRFLDLSMAQMAQCFFHLAYLISTGIVHKQSLLYASPERDPRSFLGTLPSLMSSKDDKSRERDTEQDKGLRIAWQYKKYFGEQNSEVQLGGKAEYCNDFDLRKPLERHFLSGQRIDCISLQDFPNLDPLRQCCSTFLAQIPRCDGNMTCTGRIAIQSLCAPQCKFSNNEWDILSFIRSLKCMIRSSNAVAVISFPSSLISPSSLKRWQHLADTLISVRPIPDEDKDLAKLLTGYQDMLGLLNVHKVAHINTQVPVILEATTFSIKLHKRRSLILECLNQAPVDGSSGASYGSSGNCSGSSKTGNLDF, from the exons ATGGAAG gaatagCAGATATATCAACAATATTATGGCTGCAAACAGGCCTCGGACTAGCAGTTTCTCTCGTAACATTGCTGTTGCTCCCGTGCCCCAGATTCCTGGACTTAAGCATGGCCCAAATGGCACAATGTTTCTTTCATCTGGCATATCTGATCTCGACA GGGATTGTTCACAAACAGTCGCTGCTTTATGCCAGTCCTGAAAGGGATCCCCGTAGTTTTCTTGGTACTTTGCCAAGTCTAATGTCTTCCAAGGATGACAAGTCTCGTGAGAGGGACACAGAACAG GACAAGGGTTTAAGAATTGCTTGGCAATATAAGAAGTATTTCGGTGAACAAAATTCAGAGGTTCAGCTAG GTGGAAAAGCTGAATATTGCAATGACTTTGACTTGCGGAAGCCATTAGAGCGGCATTTCCTTAGTGGACAACGCATTGATTGCATTAGTCTTCAGGATTTTCCCAATCTAGACCCTCTACGTCAGTGTTGCTCAACTTTCTTAGCCCAAATCCCAAG ATGTGATGGTAACATGACTTGCACAGGCAGAATTGCCATTCAGTCACTATGTGCTCCTCAGTGCAAGTTTTCCAACAAC GAGTGGGACATCCTTTCTTTCATCAGATCTTTGAAATGCATGATACGGTCCTCAAATGCAGTTGCAGTCATATCTTTTCCTTCATCTCTTATTTCCCCATCCTCCTTGAAGAGATGGCAGCATCTAGCAGACACATTAATCTCTGTTCGACCAATTCCAG ATGAGGACAAGGACTTGGCAAAGCTTCTCACGGGTTACCAGGACATGCTTGGTCTTCTCAATGTGCACAAAGTGGCACATATTAATACACAG GTTCCTGTAATTCTTGAAGCGACCACGTTTTCAATTAAACTCCACAAGCGACGATCATTAATTCTAGAGTGTCTAAATCAAGCCCCTGTTGATGGTTCAAGTGGGGCTTCATATGGTTCTTCTGGTAATTGCTCCGGGAGTTCCAAGACAGGGAACCTCGACTTTTAG
- the LOC116012285 gene encoding elongator complex protein 4-like isoform X4, protein MAQMAQCFFHLAYLISTGIVHKQSLLYASPERDPRSFLGTLPSLMSSKDDKSRERDTEQDKGLRIAWQYKKYFGEQNSEVQLGGKAEYCNDFDLRKPLERHFLSGQRIDCISLQDFPNLDPLRQCCSTFLAQIPRCDGNMTCTGRIAIQSLCAPQCKFSNNEWDILSFIRSLKCMIRSSNAVAVISFPSSLISPSSLKRWQHLADTLISVRPIPDEDKDLAKLLTGYQDMLGLLNVHKVAHINTQVPVILEATTFSIKLHKRRSLILECLNQAPVDGSSGASYGSSGNCSGSSKTGNLDF, encoded by the exons ATGGCCCAAATGGCACAATGTTTCTTTCATCTGGCATATCTGATCTCGACA GGGATTGTTCACAAACAGTCGCTGCTTTATGCCAGTCCTGAAAGGGATCCCCGTAGTTTTCTTGGTACTTTGCCAAGTCTAATGTCTTCCAAGGATGACAAGTCTCGTGAGAGGGACACAGAACAG GACAAGGGTTTAAGAATTGCTTGGCAATATAAGAAGTATTTCGGTGAACAAAATTCAGAGGTTCAGCTAG GTGGAAAAGCTGAATATTGCAATGACTTTGACTTGCGGAAGCCATTAGAGCGGCATTTCCTTAGTGGACAACGCATTGATTGCATTAGTCTTCAGGATTTTCCCAATCTAGACCCTCTACGTCAGTGTTGCTCAACTTTCTTAGCCCAAATCCCAAG ATGTGATGGTAACATGACTTGCACAGGCAGAATTGCCATTCAGTCACTATGTGCTCCTCAGTGCAAGTTTTCCAACAAC GAGTGGGACATCCTTTCTTTCATCAGATCTTTGAAATGCATGATACGGTCCTCAAATGCAGTTGCAGTCATATCTTTTCCTTCATCTCTTATTTCCCCATCCTCCTTGAAGAGATGGCAGCATCTAGCAGACACATTAATCTCTGTTCGACCAATTCCAG ATGAGGACAAGGACTTGGCAAAGCTTCTCACGGGTTACCAGGACATGCTTGGTCTTCTCAATGTGCACAAAGTGGCACATATTAATACACAG GTTCCTGTAATTCTTGAAGCGACCACGTTTTCAATTAAACTCCACAAGCGACGATCATTAATTCTAGAGTGTCTAAATCAAGCCCCTGTTGATGGTTCAAGTGGGGCTTCATATGGTTCTTCTGGTAATTGCTCCGGGAGTTCCAAGACAGGGAACCTCGACTTTTAG
- the LOC116012600 gene encoding 8-hydroxygeraniol dehydrogenase-like, whose amino-acid sequence MAAKSYEEEHPVKVFGWAATDTSGHLSPFKFSRRETGEKDVQLKVLYCGVCHSDLHQIKNEWGSTTYPIVPGHEIVGVVTEVGSKVEKFKVGDKVGVGTIIGSCRSCENCANDLEVYCDKVLVTYNDTEIVTYGGYSDIMVADEHFVVHWPENLPMEAAPLLCAGITTYSPLRYFGLDKPGMHIGVVGLGGLGHMAVKFAKAFGTKVTVISTSVGKKQEAIERFGVDSFLISHDPKQMQAAVGTLDGIIDTVSVVHPILPLLSLLKTNGKLILVGAIEKPLELPVFPILTGGRKLVGASATGGMKETQEMVNFSAKHNITPDVEIVRMDYVNTALDRLVKNDVKYRFVIDVGKTLNAAT is encoded by the exons ATGGCAGCTAAATCATACGAAGAAGAGCACCCAGTGAAGGTCTTTGGATGGGCAGCTACCGATACCTCTGGGCATCTTTCACCTTTCAAGTTTTCCAGACG AGAAACGGGTGAGAAAGACGTGCAATTGAAGGTTTTGTATTGCGGCGTTTGCCACTCAGATCTTCACCAAATCAAGAATGAATGGGGCAGCACCACCTATCCAATTGTACCCGG ACACGAGATTGTTGGTGTGGTGACTGAGGTTGGGAGCAAGGTCGAGAAATTTAAGGTTGGAGACAAAGTAGGTGTGGGGACTATAATTGGTTCTTGTCGCAGTTGCGAAAATTGCGCTAACGACCTCGAAGTTTACTGTGACAAAGTACTAGTAACTTACAACGACACTGAAATAGTTACTTATGGAGGTTACTCGGACATTATGGTCGCCGACGAGCATTTTGTGGTTCATTGGCCGGAAAACTTGCCCATGGAGGCTGCTCCTCTGTTGTGTGCTGGAATCACAACTTATAGCCCCTTGAGATACTTCGGACTGGACAAGCCCGGAATGCACATCGGCGTGGTGGGGCTCGGCGGGCTGGGCCATATGGCCGTTAAGTTCGCCAAGGCTTTTGGAACCAAGGTGACGGTGATCAGCACCTCGGTTGGCAAGAAACAAGAGGCAATTGAGCGTTTTGGTGTAGATTCGTTCTTGATCAGTCATGACCCTAAGCAAATGCAG GCTGCAGTGGGAACATTGGATGGTATAATCGACACTGTTTCTGTCGTCCATCCTATTTTGCCATTGCTGAGTTTATTGAAGACTAATGGGAAGCTTATCTTGGTGGGTGCAATTGAGAAGCCATTGGAACTCCCAGTTTTCCCCATCCTTACAG GAGGAAGGAAATTAGTGGGCGCGAGTGCTACGGGAGGAATGAAGGAGACACAAGAAATGGTTAATTTTTCTGCAAAGCACAACATAACGCCCGATGTTGAGATTGTTCGGATGGATTATGTGAACACTGCCCTGGACCGCCTTGTGAAAAACGATGTTAAGTACAGATTTGTGATAGATGTTGGGAAAACATTAAATGCTGCTACTTAA
- the LOC116014506 gene encoding 8-hydroxygeraniol dehydrogenase-like, producing the protein MAATSYENEHPVKAFGWAARDTSGVLSPFKFSRRETGEKDVQFKIMYSGVCHSDLHQLKNEWGNTTYPIVPGHEIVGVVTEVGIKVEKFKVGDKVGVGCLVGSCGKCENCASDLENYCPGCVPTYNAYGTVTFGGYSDIMVADEHFVVRWPENLPMEAAPLLCAGITTYSPLRYFGLDKPGMHIGVVGLGGLGHMAVKFAKAFGTKVTVISTSASKKEEAIERLGADSFLISRDQEQMQAAMNTLDGIIDTVSANHPVVPLLGLLKTNGKLVMVGIPEKPLDLPVFPLIMGRKLVAGSGIGGMKETQEMLDFSSKHNITPDVEIIPMDYVNTALERLVKADVKYRFVLDVGKTLKSE; encoded by the exons ATGGCAGCAACTTCTTATGAAAACGAGCACCCAGTGAAGGCCTTTGGATGGGCAGCCAGGGACACCTCTGGGGTTCTTTCTCCTTTCAAGTTTTCCAGAAG GGAAACGGGCGAAAAGGATGTGCAATTCAAGATTATGTACTCTGGGGTATGCCACTCCGATCTTCACCAGCTCAAGAATGAATGGGGTAACACTACCTATCCCATTGTACCTGGCCACGAAATTGTTGGTGTGGTGACTGAGGTTGGGATCAAGGTCGAGAAATTTAAGGTTGGCGACAAAGTAGGCGTGGGATGTCTGGTCGGGTCCTGTGGCAAATGTGAAAACTGTGCCAGTGATCTAGAAAACTACTGCCCTGGATGTGTACCAACTTACAACGCTTATGGTACCGTGACATTCGGTGGCTACTCTGACATCATGGTTGCTGACGAGCACTTTGTGGTCAGATGGCCCGAAAATTTACCCATGGAGGCTGCTCCATTGCTCTGTGCCGGAATCACAACTTATAGTCCCTTGAGATACTTCGGACTTGACAAGCCCGGAATGCACATCGGCGTTGTCGGTCTAGGCGGCCTTGGCCATATGGCTGTGAAGTTCGCCAAGGCTTTTGGAACTAAGGTGACGGTGATCAGCACCTCTGCTAGTAAAAAGGAAGAGGCTATTGAACGTCTTGGCGCAGACTCGTTCTTGATTAGCCGTGACCAAGAACAAATGCAG GCTGCAATGAACACATTGGATGGTATAATCGACACAGTTTCTGCAAATCACCCTGTTGTGCCATTACTGGGTTTATTGAAAACTAATGGAAAGCTGGTAATGGTTGGCATCCCAGAAAAGCCACTTGATTTGCCAGTGTTTCCATTGATCATGGGTAGGAAATTGGTGGCTGGGAGTGGCATTGGTGGCATGAAGGAGACACAAGAAATGCTAGATTTTTCATCAAAGCACAACATAACACCGGATGTAGAGATTATCCCAATGGACTATGTCAACACTGCTTTGGAACGTCTCGTGAAAGCTGATGTCAAATATAGATTTGTCCTCGACGTTGGCAAAACCCTGAAATCTGAATAA
- the LOC116012285 gene encoding elongator complex protein 4-like isoform X1 — MKLWILETTFLFALFDKTETWKLEPEPRAVNLFCPFLLTMEGDFVCFSFEGVELMLQVTFFFIFYFFKGIADISTILWLQTGLGLAVSLVTLLLLPCPRFLDLSMAQMAQCFFHLAYLISTGIVHKQSLLYASPERDPRSFLGTLPSLMSSKDDKSRERDTEQDKGLRIAWQYKKYFGEQNSEVQLGGKAEYCNDFDLRKPLERHFLSGQRIDCISLQDFPNLDPLRQCCSTFLAQIPRCDGNMTCTGRIAIQSLCAPQCKFSNNEWDILSFIRSLKCMIRSSNAVAVISFPSSLISPSSLKRWQHLADTLISVRPIPDEDKDLAKLLTGYQDMLGLLNVHKVAHINTQVPVILEATTFSIKLHKRRSLILECLNQAPVDGSSGASYGSSGNCSGSSKTGNLDF, encoded by the exons ATGAAATTATGGATACTGGAAACAACTTTCCTATTTGCTCTGTTTGATAAAACTGAAACTTGGAAACTGGAGCCTGAACCCCGTGCAGTGAATTTGTTTTGCCCTTTTTTACTGACTATGGAAGgggattttgtttgttttagttTTGAGGGTGTTGAGTTAATGCTGCAAGTtacattcttttttattttttatttttttaaaggaatagCAGATATATCAACAATATTATGGCTGCAAACAGGCCTCGGACTAGCAGTTTCTCTCGTAACATTGCTGTTGCTCCCGTGCCCCAGATTCCTGGACTTAAGCATGGCCCAAATGGCACAATGTTTCTTTCATCTGGCATATCTGATCTCGACA GGGATTGTTCACAAACAGTCGCTGCTTTATGCCAGTCCTGAAAGGGATCCCCGTAGTTTTCTTGGTACTTTGCCAAGTCTAATGTCTTCCAAGGATGACAAGTCTCGTGAGAGGGACACAGAACAG GACAAGGGTTTAAGAATTGCTTGGCAATATAAGAAGTATTTCGGTGAACAAAATTCAGAGGTTCAGCTAG GTGGAAAAGCTGAATATTGCAATGACTTTGACTTGCGGAAGCCATTAGAGCGGCATTTCCTTAGTGGACAACGCATTGATTGCATTAGTCTTCAGGATTTTCCCAATCTAGACCCTCTACGTCAGTGTTGCTCAACTTTCTTAGCCCAAATCCCAAG ATGTGATGGTAACATGACTTGCACAGGCAGAATTGCCATTCAGTCACTATGTGCTCCTCAGTGCAAGTTTTCCAACAAC GAGTGGGACATCCTTTCTTTCATCAGATCTTTGAAATGCATGATACGGTCCTCAAATGCAGTTGCAGTCATATCTTTTCCTTCATCTCTTATTTCCCCATCCTCCTTGAAGAGATGGCAGCATCTAGCAGACACATTAATCTCTGTTCGACCAATTCCAG ATGAGGACAAGGACTTGGCAAAGCTTCTCACGGGTTACCAGGACATGCTTGGTCTTCTCAATGTGCACAAAGTGGCACATATTAATACACAG GTTCCTGTAATTCTTGAAGCGACCACGTTTTCAATTAAACTCCACAAGCGACGATCATTAATTCTAGAGTGTCTAAATCAAGCCCCTGTTGATGGTTCAAGTGGGGCTTCATATGGTTCTTCTGGTAATTGCTCCGGGAGTTCCAAGACAGGGAACCTCGACTTTTAG
- the LOC116012599 gene encoding 8-hydroxygeraniol dehydrogenase-like — protein MAMPLAHFLHGPLLFHTNNITFPTCLPLKSHHSALTTLKSLPVATEMAAKSYEEEFPVKAFGWAATDTSGLLSPFKFSRRETGEKDVQFKVLYCGICHSDLHQIKNDWGITTYPIVPGHEINGVVTEVGSKVEKFKVGDKVGVGYIVGSCCKCQNCENNLENYCPKNVTTANGKINGTVTYGGYSDIMVADERFVARWPENLPMEAAPLLCAGITTYSPLKYYGLDKPGMSIGVVGLGGLGHLAVKFGKAFGMKVTVISTSASKKQEAIEHLGADSFLISRDPHQMEAAMGTLDGILDTVSASHPVLPLLSLLKTNGKHVMVGVPDKPLELPVAPLITGRKMLGGSSVGGLKETQEMLDFSAKHNITPDVEVVPMDYVNTAIDRLKKNDVKYRFVIDIGQTLNAA, from the exons ATGGCAATGCCACTTGCACATTTTCTTCATGGCCCCCTACTCTTTCATACCAATAATATAACCTTCCCTACCTGTTTACCATTAAAATCTCATCACTCTGCTCTCACCACTCTCAAATCCTTGCCAGTAGCAACTGAAATGGCAGCTAAATCGTACGAGGAAGAGTTCCCAGTGAAGGCCTTTGGATGGGCAGCTACTGATACCTCTGGGCTTCTCTCTCCTTTCAAGTTTTCCAGACG AGAAACGGGTGAAAAAGATGTGCAGTTCAAGGTTCTGTATTGTGGCATCTGCCACTCTGATCTTCACCAGATCAAGAATGATTGGGGCATCACCACTTATCCAATTGTACCTGG ACACGAAATTAATGGCGTGGTGACTGAGGTTGGGAGTAAGGTGGAGAAATTTAAGGTTGGAGACAAAGTTGGAGTTGGCTATATCGTAGGCTCTTGTTGCAAATGCCAAAACTGCGAAAACAATTTGGAAAATTATTGTCCCAAAAACGTAACAACTGCCAACGGCAAGATTAATGGCACCGTGACATATGGTGGTTACTCCGACATCATGGTTGCTGATGAGCGGTTCGTCGCACGTTGGCCGGAAAACTTGCCCATGGAGGCTGCTCCGCTATTGTGCGCCGGAATCACCACTTATAGCCCCTTGAAATACTACGGACTTGACAAGCCAGGGATGAGCATTGGGGTTGTGGGTCTTGGAGGGCTGGGCCACTTGGCGGTTAAGTTTGGGAAGGCTTTTGGAATGAAGGTGACAGTGATTAGCACCTCTGCTAGTAAGAAGCAAGAGGCTATTGAGCATCTGGGCGCAGACTCGTTCTTGATTAGCCGTGACCCCCACCAAATGGAG GCTGCAATGGGCACGTTGGATGGTATACTCGACACGGTTTCTGCTTCTCATCCTGTTCTGCCATTGCTAAGTTTATTGAAGACAAACGGGAAGCATGTGATGGTGGGTGTACCAGACAAGCCACTTGAACTCCCAGTTGCTCCCTTGATTACAg GTAGGAAGATGTTGGGTGGGAGTAGCGTTGGAGGATTGAAGGAGACACAGGAAATGCTTGATTTTTCTGCAAAGCACAACATAACACCGGATGTTGAGGTAGTTCCCATGGATTATGTGAACACTGCCATAGACCGCCTTAAAAAGAACGATGTTAAGTATAGGTTTGTAATTGACATTGGACAAACATTAAACGCTGCTTAA
- the LOC116012170 gene encoding 8-hydroxygeraniol dehydrogenase-like has translation MVTSYEEEHPVKALGLAARDTSGLLSPFKFSRRETGEKDVQFKVLYCGICHSDLHQMKNEWGNTVYPLVPGHEIVGVVTEIGSKVEKFKVGDKVGVGCLVGSCRKCEQCESDQENYCPQLVLTYNAAGTVTFGGYSDIMVANEHFVVRWPENLPLEAAPLLCAGITTYSPMKYFGLDKPGLHIGVVGLGGLGHMALKYAKTFGCHVTVISTSASKKQEAIEKFGVDSFLISRDAEQMQGAAGTLDGIIDTVSAVHPILPLLSLLKTNGKLVMVGAPEKPLELPIFPLLMGRKLVAGSLIGGIKETQEMLDFSAKHNVVPEVEVVPVDYANTAMERLAKADVKYRFVLDIGNTLKAALLKE, from the exons ATGGTAACATCATATGAAGAAGAGCACCCTGTGAAGGCCCTTGGATTGGCAGCTAGGGACACATCTGGGCTTCTTTCTCCCTTCAAATTTTCCAGAag AGAAACTGGTGAAAAAGATGTGCAGTTCAAGGTTTTGTACTGTGGCATTTGCCACTCTGATCTTCACCAAATGAAGAATGAATGGGGCAACACTGTCTATCCACTTGTGCCCGG GCACGAGATTGTTGGTGTGGTGACTGAGATTGGCAGCAAGGTCGAGAAATTTAAGGTTGGTGACAAGGTTGGGGTTGGGTGTCTGGTAGGATCGTGTCGCAAATGCGAACAATGTGAGAGCGATCAGGAAAATTATTGCCCTCAACTCGTACTTACGTACAATGCTGCCGGAACCGTAACATTCGGAGGCTACTCTGACATCATGGTTGCCAATGAGCACTTCGTGGTCCGTTGGCCGGAAAATTTGCCGTTGGAGGCTGCTCCTCTCCTCTGCGCCGGGATCACGACGTATAGCCCGATGAAATACTTCGGACTTGACAAGCCTGGATTGCACATTGGCGTTGTGGGTCTTGGTGGGCTTGGCCATATGGCTTTGAAGTACGCTAAGACTTTTGGATGTCATGTCACAGTGATAAGCACCTCAGCTAGTAAGAAGCAAGAGGCCATTGAGAAATTTGGTGTTGACTCGTTCTTGATTAGCCGTGATGCTGAACAGATGCAG GGTGCAGCAGGCACATTGGATGGAATAATTGACACAGTTTCTGCAGTGCATCCTATTCTGCCGCTGCTAAGCTTATTGAAGACTAATGGAAAACTTGTCATGGTTGGTGCACCAGAAAAGCCACTTGAACTCCCAATTTTCCCCTTGCTTATGG GTAGGAAGCTAGTGGCAGGGAGTCTGATAGGAGGGATAAAAGAGACGCAAGAGATGCTTGATTTCTCGGCGAAGCACAACGTAGTACCCGAGGTTGAGGTTGTTCCAGTGGACTATGCGAACACAGCAATGGAGCGCCTTGCCAAAGCGGATGTGAAATACAGATTTGTTTTGGATATTGGGAACACATTGAAAGCTGCGCTGCTTAAGGAGTGA
- the LOC116012285 gene encoding elongator complex protein 4-like isoform X2, with the protein MAANRPRTSSFSRNIAVAPVPQIPGLKHGPNGTMFLSSGISDLDKILGGGFSLGSLVLVMEDPEAPHHMLLLRNFMSQGIVHKQSLLYASPERDPRSFLGTLPSLMSSKDDKSRERDTEQDKGLRIAWQYKKYFGEQNSEVQLGGKAEYCNDFDLRKPLERHFLSGQRIDCISLQDFPNLDPLRQCCSTFLAQIPRCDGNMTCTGRIAIQSLCAPQCKFSNNEWDILSFIRSLKCMIRSSNAVAVISFPSSLISPSSLKRWQHLADTLISVRPIPDEDKDLAKLLTGYQDMLGLLNVHKVAHINTQVPVILEATTFSIKLHKRRSLILECLNQAPVDGSSGASYGSSGNCSGSSKTGNLDF; encoded by the exons ATGGCTGCAAACAGGCCTCGGACTAGCAGTTTCTCTCGTAACATTGCTGTTGCTCCCGTGCCCCAGATTCCTGGACTTAAGCATGGCCCAAATGGCACAATGTTTCTTTCATCTGGCATATCTGATCTCGACA AGATTTTGGGTGGCGGATTCTCTTTGGGGAGCCTAGTCTTGGTAATGGAAGACCCTGAGGCACCTCATCATATGCTTTTGTTGAGAAATTTTATGTCTCAGGGGATTGTTCACAAACAGTCGCTGCTTTATGCCAGTCCTGAAAGGGATCCCCGTAGTTTTCTTGGTACTTTGCCAAGTCTAATGTCTTCCAAGGATGACAAGTCTCGTGAGAGGGACACAGAACAG GACAAGGGTTTAAGAATTGCTTGGCAATATAAGAAGTATTTCGGTGAACAAAATTCAGAGGTTCAGCTAG GTGGAAAAGCTGAATATTGCAATGACTTTGACTTGCGGAAGCCATTAGAGCGGCATTTCCTTAGTGGACAACGCATTGATTGCATTAGTCTTCAGGATTTTCCCAATCTAGACCCTCTACGTCAGTGTTGCTCAACTTTCTTAGCCCAAATCCCAAG ATGTGATGGTAACATGACTTGCACAGGCAGAATTGCCATTCAGTCACTATGTGCTCCTCAGTGCAAGTTTTCCAACAAC GAGTGGGACATCCTTTCTTTCATCAGATCTTTGAAATGCATGATACGGTCCTCAAATGCAGTTGCAGTCATATCTTTTCCTTCATCTCTTATTTCCCCATCCTCCTTGAAGAGATGGCAGCATCTAGCAGACACATTAATCTCTGTTCGACCAATTCCAG ATGAGGACAAGGACTTGGCAAAGCTTCTCACGGGTTACCAGGACATGCTTGGTCTTCTCAATGTGCACAAAGTGGCACATATTAATACACAG GTTCCTGTAATTCTTGAAGCGACCACGTTTTCAATTAAACTCCACAAGCGACGATCATTAATTCTAGAGTGTCTAAATCAAGCCCCTGTTGATGGTTCAAGTGGGGCTTCATATGGTTCTTCTGGTAATTGCTCCGGGAGTTCCAAGACAGGGAACCTCGACTTTTAG